In Bicyclus anynana chromosome 13, ilBicAnyn1.1, whole genome shotgun sequence, a genomic segment contains:
- the LOC112045725 gene encoding baculoviral IAP repeat-containing protein 3 isoform X1: MNFSCKLLLSLLSCNGDSEPSTSRAQNNTDSEGMQNETSEDQDEEEEAAAGPSRVNKVNTNTGSPIAAEMLAHLLKTRPPLSSLLAPGCDSAAGTPAASPAATSPTSSADKIDNRDPFGFYPDAPDMRREEERLKTFDKWPVAFLSPQLLARNGFYYLGRGDEVRCAFCKVEIMKWVEGDDPAKDHQRWAPQCPFLRRHAGSGNVPMEASPTSAGRDECGTRAPVAVNPVRMPGPVHPRYATEPARLRTFSDWPRSMRQKPEELAEAGFFYTGHGDKTKCFYCDGGLKDWENDDVPWEQHARWFDRCAFVQLVKGKEYVQKVISEACVVPAAEPAKAPSTSEPTAEAAAPPAEQERPEDDAKLCKICYNEERNVCFVPCGHVVACAKCALATNKCAVCRRTFTNAVRLYYS; encoded by the exons ATGAATTTTTCATGTAAACTGCTTCTATCACTGCTGAGTTGTAATGGAGATTCTGAGCCATCTACTTCGCGTGCGCAAAACAACACAGACTCAGAAg GAATGCAAAATGAAACGTCCGAAGATcaagatgaagaagaagaagcagcGGCTGGACCATCTCGGGTCAATAAAG TGAATACGAATACCGGGTCGCCGATAGCGGCGGAGATGCTGGCGCACCTGCTGAAGACCCGGCCGCCGCTCAGCTCGCTGCTGGCGCCGGGCTGCGACTCCGCCGCCGGCACGCCCGCCGCCTCGCCCGCCGCCACCTCGCCCACCTCCTCCGCTGATAAAATTGACAACCGCGACCCCTTCGGCTTCTATCCCGACGCGCCCGACATGCGCCGCGAGGAAGAGCGCCTGAAGACGTTCGACAAATGGCCCGTCGCGTTTCTCTCGCCGCAACTGCTCGCGAGGAACGGGTTTTATTATCTCGGCCGCGGGGACGAGGTGCGGTGCGCGTTCTGCAAAGTGGAGATCATGAAGTGGGTGGAAGGCGACGACCCCGCGAAAGACCACCAGCGCTGGGCCCCGCAGTGCCCGTTCCTGCGGCGTCACGCCGGCTCCGGCAACGTGCCCATGGAGGCGTCGCCCACCTCCGCCGGGCGGGACGAGTGCGGAACCCGCGCGCCCGTCGCCGTCAACCCGGTGCGCATGCCCGGTCCCGTCCACCCGCGGTACGCGACCGAGCCCGCGCGCTTGAGGACCTTCAGCGACTGGCCCCGAAGCATGCGCCAGAAGCCCGAGGAGCTCGCCGAGGCGGGCTTCTTCTACACCGGCCACGGTGACAAGACGAAGTGCTTCTACTGCGACGGCGGGCTCAAGGACTGGGAGAACGACGACGTGCCGTGGGAGCAGCACGCGCGCTGGTTCGATCGCTGCGCGTTCGTGCAGCTCGTCAAAGGGAAGGAGTACGTGCAGAAGGTGATATCCGAGGCGTGCGTCGTCCCCGCCGCGGAGCCGGCGAAGGCCCCGTCGACCTCCGAGCCGACGGCCGAGGCCGCGGCGCCGCCGGCGGAGCAGGAGCGGCCGGAGGACGACGCCAAGCTGTGCAAGATCTGCTACAACGAGGAGCGCAACGTGTGCTTCGTGCCGTGCGGGCACGTGGTGGCGTGCGCCAAGTGCGCGCTGGCGACCAACAAATGCGCGGTGTGCCGACGGACGTTCACGAACGCGGTCCGCCTCTATTACTCGTGA
- the LOC112045725 gene encoding baculoviral IAP repeat-containing protein 3 isoform X4, with amino-acid sequence MCTVFGFANCQMDSIRVNTNTGSPIAAEMLAHLLKTRPPLSSLLAPGCDSAAGTPAASPAATSPTSSADKIDNRDPFGFYPDAPDMRREEERLKTFDKWPVAFLSPQLLARNGFYYLGRGDEVRCAFCKVEIMKWVEGDDPAKDHQRWAPQCPFLRRHAGSGNVPMEASPTSAGRDECGTRAPVAVNPVRMPGPVHPRYATEPARLRTFSDWPRSMRQKPEELAEAGFFYTGHGDKTKCFYCDGGLKDWENDDVPWEQHARWFDRCAFVQLVKGKEYVQKVISEACVVPAAEPAKAPSTSEPTAEAAAPPAEQERPEDDAKLCKICYNEERNVCFVPCGHVVACAKCALATNKCAVCRRTFTNAVRLYYS; translated from the exons ATGTGTACTGTTTTTGGATTTGCAAATTGCCAAATGGATTCGATAAGAG TGAATACGAATACCGGGTCGCCGATAGCGGCGGAGATGCTGGCGCACCTGCTGAAGACCCGGCCGCCGCTCAGCTCGCTGCTGGCGCCGGGCTGCGACTCCGCCGCCGGCACGCCCGCCGCCTCGCCCGCCGCCACCTCGCCCACCTCCTCCGCTGATAAAATTGACAACCGCGACCCCTTCGGCTTCTATCCCGACGCGCCCGACATGCGCCGCGAGGAAGAGCGCCTGAAGACGTTCGACAAATGGCCCGTCGCGTTTCTCTCGCCGCAACTGCTCGCGAGGAACGGGTTTTATTATCTCGGCCGCGGGGACGAGGTGCGGTGCGCGTTCTGCAAAGTGGAGATCATGAAGTGGGTGGAAGGCGACGACCCCGCGAAAGACCACCAGCGCTGGGCCCCGCAGTGCCCGTTCCTGCGGCGTCACGCCGGCTCCGGCAACGTGCCCATGGAGGCGTCGCCCACCTCCGCCGGGCGGGACGAGTGCGGAACCCGCGCGCCCGTCGCCGTCAACCCGGTGCGCATGCCCGGTCCCGTCCACCCGCGGTACGCGACCGAGCCCGCGCGCTTGAGGACCTTCAGCGACTGGCCCCGAAGCATGCGCCAGAAGCCCGAGGAGCTCGCCGAGGCGGGCTTCTTCTACACCGGCCACGGTGACAAGACGAAGTGCTTCTACTGCGACGGCGGGCTCAAGGACTGGGAGAACGACGACGTGCCGTGGGAGCAGCACGCGCGCTGGTTCGATCGCTGCGCGTTCGTGCAGCTCGTCAAAGGGAAGGAGTACGTGCAGAAGGTGATATCCGAGGCGTGCGTCGTCCCCGCCGCGGAGCCGGCGAAGGCCCCGTCGACCTCCGAGCCGACGGCCGAGGCCGCGGCGCCGCCGGCGGAGCAGGAGCGGCCGGAGGACGACGCCAAGCTGTGCAAGATCTGCTACAACGAGGAGCGCAACGTGTGCTTCGTGCCGTGCGGGCACGTGGTGGCGTGCGCCAAGTGCGCGCTGGCGACCAACAAATGCGCGGTGTGCCGACGGACGTTCACGAACGCGGTCCGCCTCTATTACTCGTGA
- the LOC112045725 gene encoding baculoviral IAP repeat-containing protein 2 isoform X5: MPILVDCKIRNVNTNTGSPIAAEMLAHLLKTRPPLSSLLAPGCDSAAGTPAASPAATSPTSSADKIDNRDPFGFYPDAPDMRREEERLKTFDKWPVAFLSPQLLARNGFYYLGRGDEVRCAFCKVEIMKWVEGDDPAKDHQRWAPQCPFLRRHAGSGNVPMEASPTSAGRDECGTRAPVAVNPVRMPGPVHPRYATEPARLRTFSDWPRSMRQKPEELAEAGFFYTGHGDKTKCFYCDGGLKDWENDDVPWEQHARWFDRCAFVQLVKGKEYVQKVISEACVVPAAEPAKAPSTSEPTAEAAAPPAEQERPEDDAKLCKICYNEERNVCFVPCGHVVACAKCALATNKCAVCRRTFTNAVRLYYS; this comes from the exons ATGCCGATACTAGTCGACTGCAAGATTAGAAATG TGAATACGAATACCGGGTCGCCGATAGCGGCGGAGATGCTGGCGCACCTGCTGAAGACCCGGCCGCCGCTCAGCTCGCTGCTGGCGCCGGGCTGCGACTCCGCCGCCGGCACGCCCGCCGCCTCGCCCGCCGCCACCTCGCCCACCTCCTCCGCTGATAAAATTGACAACCGCGACCCCTTCGGCTTCTATCCCGACGCGCCCGACATGCGCCGCGAGGAAGAGCGCCTGAAGACGTTCGACAAATGGCCCGTCGCGTTTCTCTCGCCGCAACTGCTCGCGAGGAACGGGTTTTATTATCTCGGCCGCGGGGACGAGGTGCGGTGCGCGTTCTGCAAAGTGGAGATCATGAAGTGGGTGGAAGGCGACGACCCCGCGAAAGACCACCAGCGCTGGGCCCCGCAGTGCCCGTTCCTGCGGCGTCACGCCGGCTCCGGCAACGTGCCCATGGAGGCGTCGCCCACCTCCGCCGGGCGGGACGAGTGCGGAACCCGCGCGCCCGTCGCCGTCAACCCGGTGCGCATGCCCGGTCCCGTCCACCCGCGGTACGCGACCGAGCCCGCGCGCTTGAGGACCTTCAGCGACTGGCCCCGAAGCATGCGCCAGAAGCCCGAGGAGCTCGCCGAGGCGGGCTTCTTCTACACCGGCCACGGTGACAAGACGAAGTGCTTCTACTGCGACGGCGGGCTCAAGGACTGGGAGAACGACGACGTGCCGTGGGAGCAGCACGCGCGCTGGTTCGATCGCTGCGCGTTCGTGCAGCTCGTCAAAGGGAAGGAGTACGTGCAGAAGGTGATATCCGAGGCGTGCGTCGTCCCCGCCGCGGAGCCGGCGAAGGCCCCGTCGACCTCCGAGCCGACGGCCGAGGCCGCGGCGCCGCCGGCGGAGCAGGAGCGGCCGGAGGACGACGCCAAGCTGTGCAAGATCTGCTACAACGAGGAGCGCAACGTGTGCTTCGTGCCGTGCGGGCACGTGGTGGCGTGCGCCAAGTGCGCGCTGGCGACCAACAAATGCGCGGTGTGCCGACGGACGTTCACGAACGCGGTCCGCCTCTATTACTCGTGA
- the LOC112045725 gene encoding baculoviral IAP repeat-containing protein 2 isoform X2: MPVVQDIAAITIKTNLRNDLKDPSRPFCGHVNTNTGSPIAAEMLAHLLKTRPPLSSLLAPGCDSAAGTPAASPAATSPTSSADKIDNRDPFGFYPDAPDMRREEERLKTFDKWPVAFLSPQLLARNGFYYLGRGDEVRCAFCKVEIMKWVEGDDPAKDHQRWAPQCPFLRRHAGSGNVPMEASPTSAGRDECGTRAPVAVNPVRMPGPVHPRYATEPARLRTFSDWPRSMRQKPEELAEAGFFYTGHGDKTKCFYCDGGLKDWENDDVPWEQHARWFDRCAFVQLVKGKEYVQKVISEACVVPAAEPAKAPSTSEPTAEAAAPPAEQERPEDDAKLCKICYNEERNVCFVPCGHVVACAKCALATNKCAVCRRTFTNAVRLYYS; this comes from the exons ATGCCGGTCGTTCAAGATATAGCAGCTATAACTATTAAAACTAATTTACGCAATGATTTGAAAGACCCTTCTCGTCCTTTTTGTGGACATG TGAATACGAATACCGGGTCGCCGATAGCGGCGGAGATGCTGGCGCACCTGCTGAAGACCCGGCCGCCGCTCAGCTCGCTGCTGGCGCCGGGCTGCGACTCCGCCGCCGGCACGCCCGCCGCCTCGCCCGCCGCCACCTCGCCCACCTCCTCCGCTGATAAAATTGACAACCGCGACCCCTTCGGCTTCTATCCCGACGCGCCCGACATGCGCCGCGAGGAAGAGCGCCTGAAGACGTTCGACAAATGGCCCGTCGCGTTTCTCTCGCCGCAACTGCTCGCGAGGAACGGGTTTTATTATCTCGGCCGCGGGGACGAGGTGCGGTGCGCGTTCTGCAAAGTGGAGATCATGAAGTGGGTGGAAGGCGACGACCCCGCGAAAGACCACCAGCGCTGGGCCCCGCAGTGCCCGTTCCTGCGGCGTCACGCCGGCTCCGGCAACGTGCCCATGGAGGCGTCGCCCACCTCCGCCGGGCGGGACGAGTGCGGAACCCGCGCGCCCGTCGCCGTCAACCCGGTGCGCATGCCCGGTCCCGTCCACCCGCGGTACGCGACCGAGCCCGCGCGCTTGAGGACCTTCAGCGACTGGCCCCGAAGCATGCGCCAGAAGCCCGAGGAGCTCGCCGAGGCGGGCTTCTTCTACACCGGCCACGGTGACAAGACGAAGTGCTTCTACTGCGACGGCGGGCTCAAGGACTGGGAGAACGACGACGTGCCGTGGGAGCAGCACGCGCGCTGGTTCGATCGCTGCGCGTTCGTGCAGCTCGTCAAAGGGAAGGAGTACGTGCAGAAGGTGATATCCGAGGCGTGCGTCGTCCCCGCCGCGGAGCCGGCGAAGGCCCCGTCGACCTCCGAGCCGACGGCCGAGGCCGCGGCGCCGCCGGCGGAGCAGGAGCGGCCGGAGGACGACGCCAAGCTGTGCAAGATCTGCTACAACGAGGAGCGCAACGTGTGCTTCGTGCCGTGCGGGCACGTGGTGGCGTGCGCCAAGTGCGCGCTGGCGACCAACAAATGCGCGGTGTGCCGACGGACGTTCACGAACGCGGTCCGCCTCTATTACTCGTGA
- the LOC112045725 gene encoding baculoviral IAP repeat-containing protein 3 isoform X3 — protein sequence MQNETSEDQDEEEEAAAGPSRVNKVNTNTGSPIAAEMLAHLLKTRPPLSSLLAPGCDSAAGTPAASPAATSPTSSADKIDNRDPFGFYPDAPDMRREEERLKTFDKWPVAFLSPQLLARNGFYYLGRGDEVRCAFCKVEIMKWVEGDDPAKDHQRWAPQCPFLRRHAGSGNVPMEASPTSAGRDECGTRAPVAVNPVRMPGPVHPRYATEPARLRTFSDWPRSMRQKPEELAEAGFFYTGHGDKTKCFYCDGGLKDWENDDVPWEQHARWFDRCAFVQLVKGKEYVQKVISEACVVPAAEPAKAPSTSEPTAEAAAPPAEQERPEDDAKLCKICYNEERNVCFVPCGHVVACAKCALATNKCAVCRRTFTNAVRLYYS from the exons ATGCAAAATGAAACGTCCGAAGATcaagatgaagaagaagaagcagcGGCTGGACCATCTCGGGTCAATAAAG TGAATACGAATACCGGGTCGCCGATAGCGGCGGAGATGCTGGCGCACCTGCTGAAGACCCGGCCGCCGCTCAGCTCGCTGCTGGCGCCGGGCTGCGACTCCGCCGCCGGCACGCCCGCCGCCTCGCCCGCCGCCACCTCGCCCACCTCCTCCGCTGATAAAATTGACAACCGCGACCCCTTCGGCTTCTATCCCGACGCGCCCGACATGCGCCGCGAGGAAGAGCGCCTGAAGACGTTCGACAAATGGCCCGTCGCGTTTCTCTCGCCGCAACTGCTCGCGAGGAACGGGTTTTATTATCTCGGCCGCGGGGACGAGGTGCGGTGCGCGTTCTGCAAAGTGGAGATCATGAAGTGGGTGGAAGGCGACGACCCCGCGAAAGACCACCAGCGCTGGGCCCCGCAGTGCCCGTTCCTGCGGCGTCACGCCGGCTCCGGCAACGTGCCCATGGAGGCGTCGCCCACCTCCGCCGGGCGGGACGAGTGCGGAACCCGCGCGCCCGTCGCCGTCAACCCGGTGCGCATGCCCGGTCCCGTCCACCCGCGGTACGCGACCGAGCCCGCGCGCTTGAGGACCTTCAGCGACTGGCCCCGAAGCATGCGCCAGAAGCCCGAGGAGCTCGCCGAGGCGGGCTTCTTCTACACCGGCCACGGTGACAAGACGAAGTGCTTCTACTGCGACGGCGGGCTCAAGGACTGGGAGAACGACGACGTGCCGTGGGAGCAGCACGCGCGCTGGTTCGATCGCTGCGCGTTCGTGCAGCTCGTCAAAGGGAAGGAGTACGTGCAGAAGGTGATATCCGAGGCGTGCGTCGTCCCCGCCGCGGAGCCGGCGAAGGCCCCGTCGACCTCCGAGCCGACGGCCGAGGCCGCGGCGCCGCCGGCGGAGCAGGAGCGGCCGGAGGACGACGCCAAGCTGTGCAAGATCTGCTACAACGAGGAGCGCAACGTGTGCTTCGTGCCGTGCGGGCACGTGGTGGCGTGCGCCAAGTGCGCGCTGGCGACCAACAAATGCGCGGTGTGCCGACGGACGTTCACGAACGCGGTCCGCCTCTATTACTCGTGA